From one Thermanaeromonas sp. C210 genomic stretch:
- the istB gene encoding IS21-like element helper ATPase IstB — MSTELLLKEYLHKLKLPAVARHYKSLARTAAENNRTYEEYLCALLEQEVLSREESALKNRIRRANFPYFKTLEEFDFTALPSLSKPKVLTLSRGEYIKAKENVIFLGNSGTGKTHLAIALALCACRQGCRVRFYTAPGLVTELLAAAREHKLLSLEKQWLKQDLVVVDELGYVPYTTEGAQLLFRFLAGRYERGSVLITSNLEFSEWVQVFGDERMTAALLDRLTHHAHILVMNGESYRFRQSLRRRQEEGLVSSASA, encoded by the coding sequence TTGAGCACAGAACTTCTTCTTAAAGAGTATTTACACAAACTAAAACTTCCAGCGGTGGCCCGGCACTACAAAAGTCTGGCCCGTACAGCCGCAGAAAACAACCGCACTTATGAAGAATACTTATGCGCTCTTTTGGAACAAGAGGTATTGAGCAGGGAAGAAAGCGCCCTTAAGAACCGTATCCGCCGGGCCAACTTCCCCTACTTCAAAACCCTGGAAGAATTCGACTTTACTGCCTTACCAAGCTTGAGTAAACCTAAGGTGTTAACTCTAAGCCGGGGAGAATACATCAAAGCCAAGGAAAATGTCATCTTCCTTGGTAACAGTGGAACCGGCAAAACCCATTTGGCCATTGCCCTGGCTTTATGTGCTTGCCGGCAGGGTTGCCGTGTACGCTTTTATACTGCCCCCGGCCTGGTTACAGAACTCTTAGCAGCTGCCCGGGAACATAAATTACTTTCCTTGGAAAAGCAGTGGCTAAAGCAAGACCTGGTAGTGGTAGACGAGCTGGGCTATGTACCCTATACCACTGAAGGAGCCCAGCTCCTCTTCCGCTTTTTGGCTGGCCGGTATGAAAGGGGGAGTGTGCTCATTACTTCCAATCTCGAATTCAGCGAATGGGTACAAGTATTTGGAGATGAAAGGATGACTGCTGCCCTCCTGGACAGGCTCACCCATCATGCCCATATCCTGGTCATGAACGGGGAAAGCTATCGCTTCCGTCAGAGTTTAAGGCGACGCCAAGAGGAAGGATTGGTTAGTTCTGCCTCTGCATAG
- a CDS encoding transposase, translating into MNLRAIALPGVEILLGIPGIDVLAALTILAEIGDIKRFASAKKLASFSGLVPSVHQSGKTRYTGHITKAGRSMLRWVLIQVAQTAVRQPGALRDFYLTLKKRKGHKIAIVAAARKLLTIIWAMLTKNTEYRYLKEELRQKKIRRMHKRALPYKVDNDLPQKITSLVGEEQTMTEITPPAA; encoded by the coding sequence TTGAACCTAAGGGCTATTGCCCTGCCCGGGGTGGAGATCCTTCTGGGCATACCCGGGATAGACGTCCTGGCCGCCCTGACCATCCTAGCCGAGATTGGCGATATCAAGCGCTTTGCCTCGGCGAAAAAGCTGGCCAGTTTTTCCGGCCTGGTTCCTTCGGTGCACCAGTCGGGCAAGACCAGGTACACCGGACACATCACCAAGGCGGGCCGGAGCATGCTGCGCTGGGTCCTCATTCAGGTTGCCCAGACGGCGGTGAGACAGCCCGGCGCTCTGCGGGACTTCTACTTAACGCTCAAAAAGCGCAAAGGCCATAAGATTGCCATTGTAGCAGCGGCAAGGAAGCTACTCACCATCATCTGGGCGATGCTGACGAAGAACACGGAGTATCGCTACCTCAAAGAGGAGTTGCGGCAAAAGAAAATACGCCGCATGCACAAAAGGGCGCTGCCGTACAAAGTTGACAATGATTTGCCGCAAAAAATTACGTCTCTCGTAGGAGAAGAGCAAACGATGACAGAAATAACCCCTCCTGCAGCCTAA
- a CDS encoding AmiS/UreI family transporter, translated as MVAIILLIAAFIFLVDAAFMLGKVNSKGAATANAIVGALMAVLGLWSSGTAKDEGTLIVAGLTMAFSMFYLIFAWDLFGDYDLTGLGYYCLGAGLYVALTSYFYFNAGDLRFGLFAFSWAVLFLAAFASMALKLAWGRFIGWLLAIEGIVTLLFPAFLIMIGKW; from the coding sequence ATGGTTGCTATTATCCTGTTAATTGCCGCTTTTATTTTCCTAGTAGATGCTGCCTTTATGCTAGGAAAAGTTAACTCCAAAGGGGCGGCTACTGCCAATGCCATCGTAGGGGCGCTAATGGCGGTTTTGGGTCTATGGTCGTCTGGTACAGCGAAAGACGAGGGAACGTTAATAGTTGCAGGACTTACCATGGCCTTTTCGATGTTTTACTTAATTTTCGCTTGGGATCTATTTGGCGATTATGATCTGACTGGTCTTGGGTACTATTGCTTGGGGGCCGGACTTTATGTTGCGCTTACCTCTTACTTTTATTTCAATGCCGGTGATTTGCGATTTGGTCTTTTCGCTTTCTCCTGGGCGGTATTATTCTTAGCGGCTTTTGCTTCTATGGCTTTGAAACTAGCCTGGGGAAGATTTATCGGATGGCTACTGGCAATAGAAGGGATAGTTACTCTCTTATTCCCGGCCTTCCTTATTATGATCGGCAAGTGGTAA
- a CDS encoding cysteine hydrolase family protein: MDLVKRYLEIYGRKEDELLKPEEFKSEGLYAGEKEFIMFAEKEYLIDKHWVFEIKKEECALLVVDLQEDFVNPNSPLCIPEAYRQIPRVKKVIETCRTLGVPVIYMAINVAPDCVHDMYEYWPPIKAGAVKEGTPGADIYHEIYPKEGERVIRSKHSYSSFAGTELDMVLRHLGVKTVIVCGTLTNVCCETTARDAYSRGYHVVFGSDINATDNALAHEATLRTLRRAFARVMTAEQIIQALTEGDSLYHQAVSRLKQS, from the coding sequence ATGGACTTGGTAAAAAGGTATTTAGAAATCTATGGCCGGAAAGAGGATGAACTACTTAAGCCAGAAGAATTCAAATCTGAAGGACTATATGCTGGAGAAAAGGAATTTATTATGTTCGCGGAAAAAGAATATCTTATAGACAAGCACTGGGTGTTTGAAATAAAGAAAGAGGAATGCGCTCTTCTTGTTGTAGATTTACAGGAGGATTTTGTAAATCCTAATAGCCCTTTATGCATTCCTGAAGCCTATCGGCAAATACCGCGCGTTAAAAAAGTTATTGAAACTTGTCGCACATTGGGGGTTCCGGTAATATACATGGCTATCAACGTTGCCCCTGATTGTGTTCATGACATGTATGAATATTGGCCTCCTATCAAGGCTGGAGCTGTTAAAGAAGGGACCCCTGGCGCCGATATTTACCACGAAATATATCCAAAAGAGGGTGAAAGAGTAATACGCTCAAAACATTCGTATTCCTCATTCGCTGGTACTGAACTAGATATGGTTCTTAGACACTTAGGCGTAAAGACAGTGATCGTGTGCGGTACGCTGACAAACGTTTGTTGCGAAACTACTGCTAGGGACGCATACTCGCGCGGTTACCATGTAGTCTTTGGTAGTGATATCAACGCTACTGATAACGCTTTAGCCCATGAGGCAACCTTAAGAACTTTAAGAAGAGCTTTTGCGAGAGTGATGACGGCAGAACAAATTATTCAAGCCTTAACCGAAGGAGATTCACTTTATCATCAAGCTGTCAGTAGATTGAAGCAGAGTTAG
- a CDS encoding 4Fe-4S binding protein yields MKVVNLLAVVDQEKCRGCKTCERVCPVLAISVVDRKAVVDADRCRGCAACEQRCPEYAITMAKREQPIVVQVDVAGVDYAKIEELCRKAKLHPEQIICYCTATRAEEVAAAILQGARSPEDVSFQTGARTGCKVECIQPILRLLEAAGIEPSPPKGGWQWYGRTPTVWEIPEEVKKKYTGRGFYFDEDIKLFERVIAAPLQGRRES; encoded by the coding sequence TTGAAGGTCGTTAACTTACTGGCGGTTGTCGACCAGGAAAAGTGCCGGGGCTGTAAGACCTGCGAGAGGGTTTGCCCGGTGCTGGCCATCTCGGTAGTGGACCGTAAGGCGGTGGTGGATGCCGACCGGTGCCGGGGTTGTGCGGCTTGCGAGCAACGGTGCCCGGAGTACGCCATCACCATGGCAAAGCGCGAACAGCCTATTGTGGTCCAGGTGGACGTAGCCGGCGTGGATTACGCCAAGATAGAAGAACTATGCCGCAAGGCCAAACTTCACCCCGAGCAAATCATTTGCTATTGCACGGCTACCAGGGCCGAGGAAGTGGCGGCTGCTATTTTGCAGGGAGCGCGTTCCCCCGAGGATGTGTCTTTCCAGACCGGGGCCCGCACCGGGTGCAAGGTGGAATGCATCCAGCCTATCTTGCGCCTCTTGGAGGCCGCGGGCATAGAGCCTTCGCCGCCGAAAGGTGGCTGGCAATGGTATGGACGTACTCCCACCGTGTGGGAAATACCGGAAGAAGTGAAAAAGAAATATACGGGGCGCGGTTTCTACTTTGACGAGGACATTAAGCTCTTCGAGCGGGTAATTGCGGCACCCCTACAAGGTAGGAGGGAATCGTAA
- the dmpG gene encoding 4-hydroxy-2-oxovalerate aldolase, with protein MNKGKFVHIVDTTLRDGSHAVAHQFTREQITAIAGGLDEAGVEYIEVSHGDGLAGSSHNYGWAALSDEEMLLAAAEVIRKGKLTVLLLPGIGTQEDLKLAIDCGAKAVRVATHVTEADIGEQHIGLAKKMGLEAFGFLMMSHMAPPEKVAEQAALFESYGADYVYVADSAGAMLPEDVKARVEAVVEKVKVPVGFHAHNNLTLATANCLAALEAGTTFLDGACRGLGAGAGNAQTEALVGVLDRAGYRTGVDFYKIMDVAEDIVEPIMHRPQVVRNAPLMQGYAGVYSSFLLHTYRAAEKFGLDPRDILVELGRRRMVGGQEDMIIDVAYQLAQQRGGG; from the coding sequence ATGAACAAAGGTAAATTTGTGCATATAGTAGATACCACCTTGCGGGACGGCAGCCACGCCGTGGCCCACCAGTTCACCAGGGAACAGATTACGGCCATTGCGGGCGGGCTGGATGAGGCGGGAGTCGAATACATTGAGGTTTCCCACGGAGATGGTCTGGCAGGTTCCTCCCATAACTACGGATGGGCGGCTTTGAGTGACGAGGAAATGCTCCTAGCGGCGGCGGAAGTTATTCGTAAGGGGAAACTGACTGTATTACTGCTTCCGGGAATAGGCACGCAGGAAGACCTGAAACTGGCCATCGATTGCGGCGCCAAGGCAGTCAGGGTGGCTACCCATGTCACCGAAGCGGATATTGGTGAACAACACATTGGTCTGGCTAAAAAGATGGGGTTGGAAGCTTTTGGGTTCCTCATGATGTCCCATATGGCACCTCCGGAGAAGGTGGCGGAACAGGCTGCGCTATTTGAATCCTATGGTGCAGATTACGTTTATGTAGCGGATTCCGCTGGAGCTATGTTACCCGAGGATGTGAAGGCCCGGGTGGAAGCGGTAGTGGAAAAGGTCAAAGTGCCGGTAGGCTTCCACGCCCATAACAATTTGACCCTGGCGACGGCCAATTGCCTGGCGGCTCTGGAGGCCGGCACCACTTTCCTGGATGGCGCCTGCCGGGGCTTAGGTGCCGGAGCGGGCAATGCTCAAACAGAGGCTTTGGTGGGGGTGTTGGACCGAGCCGGTTACCGGACCGGCGTGGATTTCTACAAAATAATGGATGTGGCCGAAGATATTGTAGAGCCCATCATGCACCGGCCCCAGGTAGTGCGCAATGCACCCCTTATGCAAGGCTATGCCGGAGTTTATTCCAGTTTTTTACTTCACACCTACCGGGCGGCCGAAAAATTCGGCCTGGATCCCAGAGATATTTTGGTGGAACTAGGAAGGAGGAGGATGGTCGGAGGGCAAGAGGATATGATCATTGATGTGGCCTATCAGCTGGCACAACAGAGGGGAGGGGGTTAA
- a CDS encoding acetaldehyde dehydrogenase (acetylating) has product MDKIKVAVIGPGNIGSDLMYKILRSRYLQMEMMAGIVESEGIKRARSLGIRTTTQGIGPVLEDPNIKIVFDATGAKHHLQHAPQLEAAGKIAIDLTPAAIGPYVVPPVNLKDLYEAPNLNMVTCGGQATVPIVYAINQAAGARYAEIVAAIASKSAGPGTRQNIDEFTQTTAKALCAVGGAEKGKAIIILNPAEPPIIMTNTIYVEVENPDEKAIREAVAEMVKEVQSYVPGYRLRVPPILDGNKVTTIIEVEGAGDFLPKYSGNLDIITAAAVAVAERLAARMLGKEAVA; this is encoded by the coding sequence GTGGATAAAATTAAAGTCGCCGTGATCGGCCCGGGTAATATCGGTTCCGATTTGATGTATAAAATCTTACGCAGCCGCTACCTTCAGATGGAAATGATGGCGGGAATTGTGGAATCCGAGGGCATCAAAAGGGCCCGCTCCCTGGGCATCCGCACCACAACCCAAGGCATAGGACCCGTACTGGAGGACCCCAACATAAAAATCGTTTTTGACGCCACCGGGGCCAAACATCACCTCCAGCATGCCCCCCAGCTGGAGGCTGCGGGCAAGATCGCCATCGACCTTACACCGGCGGCCATAGGGCCCTATGTGGTACCACCGGTCAATCTGAAAGATTTGTATGAGGCTCCCAACCTGAACATGGTGACCTGTGGGGGCCAGGCTACCGTGCCCATAGTTTACGCCATAAACCAGGCGGCCGGAGCCCGGTATGCGGAGATAGTGGCGGCCATTGCCAGCAAAAGCGCCGGTCCGGGGACGCGGCAGAATATCGACGAATTTACCCAGACCACAGCGAAAGCCCTGTGTGCCGTAGGAGGGGCCGAGAAGGGTAAGGCCATTATTATCCTGAATCCGGCCGAGCCGCCCATAATCATGACCAACACAATATATGTGGAAGTAGAAAATCCGGACGAGAAGGCCATACGTGAGGCCGTAGCTGAAATGGTCAAGGAAGTCCAGAGCTACGTACCGGGTTACCGGTTGCGGGTGCCGCCTATCCTGGACGGCAATAAAGTGACTACTATTATCGAAGTGGAAGGGGCGGGGGATTTCCTACCCAAGTATTCCGGTAATTTGGACATTATAACCGCAGCGGCTGTGGCCGTGGCTGAAAGGCTGGCGGCGAGGATGCTGGGAAAGGAAGCGGTAGCATGA
- a CDS encoding 2-keto-4-pentenoate hydratase, which translates to MNFQAIAAKLLEAEATRKAIEPLTSTYPDLTVEDAYRIQLAGVEMKLKQRRRIIGKKIGLTSKAMQDLLGVKEPDYGHLLDHMLLLEGEPCRREELLWPRVEGELAFILRDTLKGPGVTIADVFRATEGIMPAIEIVDSRIRDWKIKLADTIADNASSARFVLGSRMVPIKDLDLRLLGMVVEKNGEVVNTGAGAAVWGHPAAAVAWLANKLAAFDIALEAGEIILSGAITAAVEAVTGDVFTVSFHSLGTINLRFV; encoded by the coding sequence ATGAATTTCCAGGCCATAGCCGCTAAACTTTTGGAGGCAGAGGCAACCCGGAAGGCCATTGAACCTCTTACCTCTACTTATCCTGACTTAACCGTAGAGGATGCCTACCGGATCCAGCTGGCCGGAGTGGAGATGAAACTGAAACAGCGACGGCGGATAATAGGCAAAAAGATTGGCCTTACCAGTAAAGCCATGCAAGACCTTCTGGGAGTAAAGGAGCCGGATTATGGCCACTTGCTGGACCACATGTTGCTCCTGGAAGGTGAACCCTGCCGGAGAGAGGAGTTACTCTGGCCGCGCGTGGAAGGCGAGCTGGCCTTTATTCTGAGGGACACTTTAAAAGGTCCGGGGGTGACCATCGCCGACGTTTTCCGGGCCACGGAAGGCATTATGCCGGCCATAGAAATAGTGGACAGCCGCATACGGGACTGGAAAATAAAGCTGGCGGATACCATAGCCGACAATGCCTCCAGCGCCCGCTTTGTCTTGGGCAGCAGGATGGTACCTATTAAAGACCTGGACCTTCGCCTGCTAGGTATGGTAGTGGAGAAAAACGGCGAGGTGGTCAATACGGGAGCCGGTGCGGCGGTGTGGGGCCACCCGGCGGCAGCCGTGGCCTGGCTGGCCAACAAGCTGGCTGCTTTTGACATTGCTCTGGAGGCGGGCGAGATCATACTTTCCGGGGCTATCACCGCGGCTGTAGAGGCGGTGACAGGGGATGTTTTTACTGTATCTTTCCACAGCCTGGGCACCATTAATCTGCGGTTCGTTTAA
- a CDS encoding molybdopterin-binding protein encodes MEWDLLEKTTFWVQDVDLRGADLGQVAAAAAEALHLKVHEVMVVDVRPGLVAFDILRRRVQAEAVAGKEKEILKRLKEVPGVILGPEAGVHSEGVLGLIALEPGEAREILSASARLASEISQAVARRALIFASGSEVLAGKIRDTNSPYLIEALTGAGFQAEFGGILEDDVIAVANRLEGALERGYGLIVTTGGVGAEDKDCNIEAILRLDPQAHTPWILKFTPDNNRHHKEGVRIAVGRVGVARLVALPGPHEEVRLACQALLEGLAFGLDDAGLAERIAGVLRQHWQERMGKGGSEHHEFPGHSR; translated from the coding sequence ATGGAATGGGATTTGCTAGAGAAAACTACCTTTTGGGTTCAAGATGTAGACCTTCGCGGAGCCGACCTGGGGCAGGTGGCGGCTGCCGCCGCTGAGGCCCTACATCTTAAGGTTCACGAAGTTATGGTAGTGGACGTGCGGCCGGGCCTGGTAGCCTTTGATATCTTGCGGCGCCGGGTACAGGCGGAGGCTGTAGCCGGTAAGGAAAAGGAGATTTTGAAGCGGCTTAAGGAGGTTCCGGGTGTAATCCTGGGACCCGAGGCCGGAGTTCACTCAGAAGGAGTATTGGGGCTGATCGCCCTGGAACCGGGTGAGGCCCGGGAGATACTTTCAGCTTCAGCCCGGCTGGCCTCGGAAATTAGCCAAGCTGTAGCGCGCAGAGCCCTGATCTTCGCTTCAGGCAGTGAAGTGCTGGCAGGGAAAATTCGCGATACCAATTCGCCCTATCTCATAGAGGCTCTGACCGGGGCTGGCTTTCAAGCCGAATTTGGAGGGATTTTAGAGGACGATGTAATAGCGGTAGCCAATCGGCTGGAGGGAGCCCTGGAGCGGGGGTATGGCCTTATTGTAACTACTGGCGGTGTGGGGGCGGAGGATAAGGACTGCAACATAGAGGCTATCTTGCGGCTGGATCCCCAGGCCCACACTCCCTGGATATTAAAATTTACCCCCGATAATAACCGCCACCACAAAGAAGGGGTACGCATAGCCGTGGGCCGGGTGGGTGTGGCGCGGCTGGTAGCCCTGCCGGGACCCCATGAGGAAGTGCGGCTGGCCTGCCAGGCCTTGCTGGAGGGCCTGGCCTTTGGACTAGATGATGCCGGTTTGGCCGAGAGAATCGCGGGAGTCTTGCGCCAGCACTGGCAAGAACGTATGGGAAAAGGAGGTAGCGAACACCATGAATTTCCAGGCCATAGCCGCTAA